From Cucurbita pepo subsp. pepo cultivar mu-cu-16 unplaced genomic scaffold, ASM280686v2 Cp4.1_scaffold001685, whole genome shotgun sequence, one genomic window encodes:
- the LOC111786450 gene encoding uncharacterized protein LOC111786450 — protein sequence MPTVWLSLKKSLHCKSGPSEVHDPKTRRNLGAILTRKTGVGRSGCSRSIANLKDVIHGGSKRHLDKPPSCSPRSIGSSEFLNPITHEVILTNSRCELKITGFHGAFPPDVPSSADEPLTDRPAASTFVGTLTPGTPGPGGHPTMHYFNPSFRSSSRKFPFREGFGSSNKSGGGGGARSLGGGGGVHTSNRISLETEIDGNRSSSAVTCHKCGEQFNKWDAAEAHHLSKHAVTELVEGDSSRKIVEIICRTSWLKSENQSGRIERVLKVHNMQRTLARFEEHRETVKIKASKLPKKHPRCLADGNELLRFYGTTVACSLGLNGSSSLCISEKCCVCRIIRNGFSAKTEMKEGIGVFTTSTSARAFTSIEASGGGEEGGMVRKAMVVCRVIAGRVHRPLENIQEMAGQTGFDSLAGKVGLHSNIEELYLLNPRALLPCFVVICKA from the exons atgcCAACAGTTTGGTTGTCCTTGAAGAAATCTCTGCACTGCAAATCAGGGCCATCCGAAGTTCATGACCCAAAAACCAGAAGAAATCTAGGCGCCATTTTGACAAGAAAAACAGGGGTAGGAAGATCGGGTTGTTCCAGGTCCATTGCAAATCTCAAAGATGTCATCCATGGCGGCAGCAAGAGGCATTTGGATAAGCCCCCAAGTTGCAGTCCAAGATCCATTGGCAGCAGTGAGTTTCTCAACCCAATAACCCATGAAGTCATTCTCACTAACTCAAGGTGCGAGCTCAAAATCACCGGATTTCACGGCGCTTTCCCACCAGATGTGCCTTCCTCCGCCGATGAACCCCTCACAGATCGTCCCGCCGCCTCCACTTTTGTGGGTACTCTGACACCGGGTACGCCGGGCCCCGGTGGCCACCCCACAATGCATTACTTCAATCCTTCCTTTAGGTCTTCTTCCAGAAAGTTCCCTTTCAGAGAGGGATTTGGTAGCTCCAATAAAtctggcggcggcggtggagcTCGCAGCCTcggtggtggaggtggagTCCATACGAGTAACAGAATCTCATTGGAGACCGAGATTGATGGGAATAGATCTTCTTCTGCGGTCACTTGTCATAAATGTGGAGAGCAGTTCAACAAATGGGATGCTGCTGAAGCTCATCATCTTTCTAAACATGCTG TGACTGAGCTTGTGGAAGGAGATTCATCAAGGAAAATTGTGGAGATCATATGCAGGACAAGCTGGTTAAAGTCTGAGAATCAATCTGGTCGGATTGAAAGAGTACTCAAAGTTCACAATATGCAACGAACGCTAGCCCGGTTTGAGGAGCATCGTGAGACGGTTAAGATCAAAGCCAGCAAGCTCCCGAAGAAGCACCCTCGGTGCCTTGCCGATGGAAACGAGCTGCTGCGATTCTACGGCACGACAGTTGCGTGCTCCCTCGGCTTGAATGGCTCCTCCAGCCTCTGCATATCGGAGAAGTGTTGCGTATGCAGGATCATACGCAACGGATTCTCGGCAAAGACAGAGATGAAAGAAGGGATAGGCGTGTTCACAACTTCGACAAGTGCAAGAGCATTCACCTCGATCGAGGCGTCGGGAGGGGGGGAGGAGGGGGGGATGGTGAGGAAGGCGATGGTAGTTTGCAGAGTGATTGCAGGGAGAGTTCACAGGCCATTGGAGAACATACAAGAAATGGCTGGGCAGACAGGGTTTGATTCATTGGCAGGAAAAGTTGGGCTGCATTCAAATATAGAAGAGCTTTATTTGCTGAATCCTAGAGCTTTGCTTCCATGTTTTGTGGTAATTTGCAAAGCATGA